In Gimesia panareensis, the genomic window AAGGAAGGAATCCTTGCGACAGAGACAGTGGGCTTTGCTGACATTGCGAATCAGAAAAAAATGCCCCCCGATGCGATGTTCTGGATCGCGTCTCAGTCAAAAGGAATGACAGCGACCGCGGTCATGATGCTGGTAGACGAGGGGAAAATCTCGCTGGATGATCCGGTCGAAAAATATCTGCCGGAATTCCGCGGTCAGATGGTCGTGGTGGAAGAAGATGAAAACCACAGACTACTCAAAAAGCCGGACCACCCGGTCACCATTCGCGAAGTACTGAGCCACATGAGCGGGCTGCCTTTCAAGTCCGCCGTCGAAGTCCCGACGTTGGATGCCCTCCCGCTGGCCACTGCTGTGCGGAGTTACGCAATGACGCCGCTGCAGACTCAGCCGGGGACGCACTACCAGTATTCGAACGCCGGCATTAATACCGCGGCAAGAATCATCGAAGTGGTGACCGGCAAGCCCTATGAAGATTTTATGCAACAACGACTGTTTGATCCGCTGGGGATGCACGATACCACGTTCTGGCCTGATGAGAGCCAGGTGGCCCGGCTGGCGAAATCGTATCGGCCGGACGCTTCAAAGAAACATCTGGTTGAATTTCCGCTGACCCAGTTGAGCTATCCGTTGACCAACCGGACGAATCGTTATCCGATGCCCGCCGGGGGACTGTTCTCCACGGCCCAGGATACCGCGAAATTCTGCCAGATGCTGCTGAATGAGGGGGAACTGAACGGGCATCGATATCTGAGCAAAGCCGCCTTTAAGGAACTGACCAGCCGACAGACGCCCGCTTCCGTCAAACAGAGTTATGGTCTGGGGTTGTCTGTAGGACCGGACTGGTTCGGGCATGGCGGTGCACACGCGACGAATATGGAAGTCCATCCGGAGCAGGGGATCGTCATCATCTGGATGGTGCAGCATGGTGGTTTTCCCGGAAAGGGAGCCCAGGCGAAAAACAAATTCCGTGACTGGGCATTGCAGCGCTTTGGCAAGTGACTCCGTGCGTGTTTCATGATTTCCGACTGAAGAGAAAGCAGAGCTGATGAGTGTCTACCAGGATCTGGGAGTGGAACCGATTGTCAACGCCTGTGGCAGCGTGACCCGTCTGGGGGGCGCACCGATGCCGGCACAGGTGCTGGAAGCGTTTCAAAGTGCCGCCCAGGAGTGGGTGCCACTGGAACAACTGCAGGCCGCTGCTTCAAAGAAAATTGCCGCCCAGACCGGAACCGAGGCGGGGCTGGTCACGTCCGGTGCTGCGGGGGCTCTGACACTGGGAACTGCCGCGATCCTGGCGGGACATGACCTGAAACGCATGGAACAGCTGCCGCACTGCGACGATTTTCCGCATGAATTCATCATTGCGCGGGAACAGCGGAGCGGCTACGACCATGCGATTCGGGCTGCGGGTGCCCGGCTGGTCGAAGTCGGTTTTAACGAGATCGTCTCCAATGCGGGAGTTCGACGTACGGAGAGCTGGGAGTATGCCGCTGCGATCACCGAGCGGACCGCGGGAATTGTTTATGTGCATGCCTCTGACTCTCAGCCGGGCCTGAGTGAAGTTGTCCAGGTGGCGCGGGAACACGGGCTGCCTGTGATTGTCGATGCCGCCGGGGAACTGCCGCCACGCGAGAACCTGCGGGCGATCGCAGCGACGGGGGCAGACCTGGTGGCCTTCAGCGGGGGAAAAGCGATTCGCGGTCCACAGTCGACCGGTCTGTTGTGCGGCAAGCGAGAGCTGATCTCCTCGGCGGCACTGCAGATGTTGGATATGGACGATCATTATGAACTGTGGTCGCCGGCGGAAGGGCTGATTGATGCTTCCGAGCTGAAGGGGCTGCCGCGGCATGGCATTGGTAGAGCACTCAAAGTTTCCAAAGAAGAGATCATCGCGGTCCTGACGGCACTCGACCTGTTTGCTTCCGGGGCGTATGACGCTCAGAATGCGGAGTATCGTGTCTGGCTGGAGAAGATTGCTGAGGAACTCGAACTGGCGGATGTCCCCGCAAGCTGTTACCTGGTCATCCCGGAAAACAGCCAGCGCTGGCCGATCCTGGAGATTCAGCTTGAAACCGGCGACGCTTTTGCGGTCTGCCGCAAATTACGCGAGGGGAAACCGCCGATTTATATGGGGCATGCGCGTCTGCACGAGGGGATCCTGACGATCAACCCGTTATGCATGCAGGCTGAGCAGGTCAACGTTCTGGCCCAGCGGCTGTGTGAAGAATTGTCGTAACACGCTGACAGGAGCCGGTCAGCTTTTCTGATTGGCATAGGGCCACTGGACCGCTGCGTAGTCGATGGCCAGTTGTGGTGTTTCGATCCGTTTGCCCCCCTCGGCCAGACTGTGCATGACGGTATCCAGGATACCGGTGGTGAGTAGCGTCCGTTCGACCGGGTAGGCGGGCTGGCTGGTGTGGATCATGTGCTCGATGGCTTTGAGCAGATAGGCGAAGTGGCCGAAAGGGGGATCGAGTTCGAGTTTGATCCAGGTGGCCCGCGGCTTGTTTTCCCCTTTCAATTTGACGGCGACCGCGTAGTGTCGCCCGAGCCGGTTGACCATCGCGACGGTGCTCTGTAACCCGTCCTGATGTTCCAGGAAGTAAAAGGCGCTGTCGTCTTTGAGGATCTCTTCCCACTTGCCTTTAGCGACGTTGGGAATCACATCCAGAGCGGCCTGGAGCATTTCGCGGTTCCATTTACCGGCCTGTTCTGCTGCCCAGATCTGTTTGCCTTGTGCTGTTTCGACTGCAGCGACGCCGGTGGTGCCCTGGCGATGTTCGATCAGACACTGCTGGGCTTCCAAAGCGTGGAAGCCGTGTGCTTCAAAGTTGCCCCGGCCGATGGTCAGCACGGATTCGATTTCGCAGTTTTCCGGGAGCGTCAGGTTGGGGTGCCGCCAGGCGACGGGAAGTGAGGAGCCGGCCATCAGCGGAAAGCCCATCTTACGGGACGTGTCGACCATGGCTTTCGCATCCTGCCAGCGATAGCCGAGGTGTTTGTCGTTATAAACGGGAACCGATTTACCGTACTTTTTGAACGTGGCTGTAATTTCATCGAAGAACTGTTTGCGGGGATACATGTGCTGTTTCGTGACCGGCGTAAACGGATAGACGCCGTGCTCGCCTACGCTCAAGACCCCCGCAACCTGGACCTGCTTTGTGCCGAGCGTGATTGCTTCTTCAATGGAATTGGTAATCGGGAAACCATATTTGCGGGACAGGGCCCGGCTCATATCTCTCTCGGGAACCTGGTCTGTGTAGAGGCCGGCCAGTTTTAAAGCGGGGCCGGGGCCTCCCTGTTGCTGGAAGCCTTCCAGGATCTTGCCGACCAGTACGTCGGCATGCGAGTTGGGCGTGTATTCGGTCACGATGGCAGCGACGGGGAGCGCGGGGTGCGGCTTGGATTCAGCAGTGAATACGTTTTCGGCGAGGAAGAGGGGCAGGGAGGCGGCTGAAGTCTGTTGCAGCCAGTGGCGTCGATTCATGAGCGTCATGGGAGACCTCCTGAAATCTGGTTGGCAGTGTGTGGATCACTCTGAGGCGGAGTGATGGGGAAATATCAATGATGGTTTATGTTTACTATCGCCGATTCCCCGTCCGGTTGCAAGTTCAGTCGGTGCTTCCTGCAGATGATGGGGGGAGCAGGAGCAGCTTCCGTTTTTTAAAAAAAGAGATTGACGGGGAAATATTCACTGTTATAGTACTGTGTACTGTTGGAGGTGAAAGATTATGCATATCCGAATTGAGCGTGGTTCATCGTCGCCGATATCCCGGCAGATCATGGAGCAGATCCGGGCACACTGCCTGTCCGGGACACTGCAGCCGGGAGACAGTCTGCCTTCGGTGCGCAAGCTGGCGACCCGGCTGGGAGTGAACGTCAACACGGTGGTCCGAGTCTATGAACGACTGGCGGCGGAAGGGCTGGTCGAGATGCGGCATGGAGAAGGGACGTTTGTGCTGCCGCAGTCGGGCGTCTCCGGTAACCGTGAGCAACTGGCCGAGCAGCGCGAACAGCTGGAGCGGGAGTTTTCCGCGGTCGTCCACCGGGGTATTCTGCTGGGACTGACGGCGACCGAACTTCGCAAGTTGCTGACGAACTCTATCGCGGACACCCGGGCGAATCTCAAATCGGAAGCAGTAGAGCAGCCAGAGTCCCGTCCAGTCAAAACAGAAAGTGGGAGGTGAGCATGTCAGAGTCCGCTGTCAAAATTCATCAGATTCAGAAACGGTTTGGCAAGAACGAAGTTCTGCAGGACGTTTCCCTCGAAATTCCCCGCGGTCAGACGCTGGCACTGCTGGGGAGGAACGGTGCCGGTAAAACCACACTGATTCGCATGCTGCTCGGATTACTCCCGCCGGATGGCGGCTCGATACTGATCGATGGTTATGATCCGACTTGTGAAGCACAGAAACTGCGGAGTCGCGTCGGTTACCTGGCGGAAGATCAGACGATGTACGGCTGGATGACTCCGACTGAGCTCTGTCATTTTCTGAAGCCCTTTTATCCCGCGTGGAACCAGTCGCTGGCGGACGATTACCTGGAGCGGTTTGAAATTCCCCGCCATCAGCGGATCGACAAACTGTCCAAGGGGCAGAATGTGAAACTGGGGCTGACGCTGGCCCTGTCGCATGAGCCGCAGGTGGTGATCCTGGACGACCCCGCCCTGGGGCTGGATACGATTGCCCGCAAGGAATTCAATCGGGAGTTGATAGAACATCTGCAGGCAGCCGGCCGCACGGTGCTGTTCAGTTCGCATCTGCTGGACGAAGTGGAAGCGGTGGCCGATGCGGTGGCGATTCTGGACGGGGGCCGCATCATTCGGCAGTCGGCTACGGAAGCCTTGCGGGCAGATGTGAAACGGTTCGTATTGTCTCTCACTCAGGTCGGTGAGCTCTCACCGCCTGCGGGACTGCTGGATGTGCGGCGGTGGGAAGAACAGCTGATCGTGACTGTCGACGGAGCAGCAGAGTTTGCCGAACAGCTGACGTCGCGGTGGATCGAGTATGACATTGTGGAATTGAGTCTGGATGAGATTTTTGAATCGTTCGTGATTGGTCGCACACAGGCCTGGCCCCAGGCGGGCAATCCTGTGGTCGTCTGATTCAGCTGTGAAATTATGGCAGGGGGAATTCTGATGGATCCTGTATTAAAGTCTCTGATCTGGAAAGAGTGGCAGGAACGTAAATGGACGTTCCTGGTCTGCCTGCTCTGGATCTTGACTGGTGTCATCTATGTTGTGTGTTACGAAAGTATCACCGGCTGTCGGACCGCGGCGGCACGCTACAGTACGATCTGTCTCGTTTACAGCATCTTTATGTCAGTCTTTCTGGCGATGCGGGTTTCGCTGAGCGAAGTCACCAATGAGACGCTTGCCTTTTCCCGGTCATTGCCGGTGCCGCTTTCCCGCATCGCGGCTGTCAAACTGGGCGTGGGTTTGTGTTCGCTGCTGGTACCGATTTTACTCGGCGCGCTGATTCTGATGCTCCCTCTGGCAGGAGGCATGCTGGAACAGGTTCCGGGGCGTGCCAATGCGAACGCCTCGGGGGCAGACATTGTGACAATTCCGGGAGTGGAAGCGACACTGCGTACCAGCCTTTCTGCAGGAATCGCGGTCGGGCTGTTGCTCAAGCTGACCTGTATCTCTCTCGTGCAGACCGGGGCTCTGTTCCTGCTGCTCTGTGTAGCGGGGGCGCGTCGACGGAGTGAGGTGACGCTGGGTTTGCTGGGGACGGTGATCGCCTGTGTCTGGTTCATCCTGTTGCCGTTGAGGGCCTTTTTTGGCCCCCACTTCCACTTCCTGCATGAGTGGGGCGGGAGCATTTTTCCCCAGTCGCTGGTCGTGTTTTTTACCTATTCGAGTGAGAATGCGACCTGGAATGATCTCTACCTGGCGAATCGTGTCTGGCTGCCTCTGCTTTTGAATCTGCTGTTGCAGGCGGGGTTGATAATCTGGTTTCTCCGCCGCTATGGAACGCAGAATAGTGTTTCCGTTCCTGGCAGATTTCAATTCTGGAAAACGCCGCCTCTGTTCTCCCTGATTTCAATGCCGCTACCCCGTCCCGTGTTTTCGCTGATCTGGATCAATGTGCGCCAGTCCGTACCACTGGCGCTGGCAGGGCTCTTTCTGGCCGGTTTCCTGGTCTTGATGGAAACGGGGGGGAACCTGTTCGATTCCCGGAACAGCTGGGAAGTGTTCCGGCATCATCTGCCTGGCTCGATGCATATGCTGGGGCTGCTCTGGGCGACTGTCGTGGGAGCGGGAGTCATCGGTGCAGAACTGGCGCCCGGTCTGGGACATTTCTGGCGGTCGCGGCCGATCTCTGTGCGCAGCTGGTTCTGGCTGAAGTATCTGATCGGTCTACTGGCGGTGTTGATCGTACTGGATGGAACCACGATTTACGTCAGCTGGGATACCCTGTTTATGTCTGCGGAAGAAAAAATGCGATACAGTCCGTCCAGTATTTTAAGCTGGTCTTATGTCGTCTGTGTTCCTCTGATGCATGCGATGCTGTATTCCCTGGCAGTGCTGGGCGTCTGCTGGTGGAAGAAGCCGGTACGGGGGGCCGTGGTGGCGGCGGTTGTCTTCTTCATGAGTTCGCTGCTGATGGAATCGATACCAGGAGTGTCGAATTACGATCCGTTTTATGTTTACAACAACCTGGTTCAGGCAGAGCGGAAGGGCGTATTTGATCTTTCCCTGCATCACTTCCCAGTGGTCTTCGGCCTGATTGCGGGAATCACTCTGGGGGCGGCATTGCTGGCGTTTCGAAAGCTGCAGCGGCTGGAATTCTGAATGCGAGATCGGTGCAACGTGTCCCCGTTTCAGGTCGTCGGGTTTTCTCACGACGGTTCAAGTGCTAAAATTGCAGTATGAACAGTCAAAAAATGATCCAGAGTCTGGAAGAACTTGAGTTTGATAACCAGTTTACCCGTGCGCTGCCCGCTGATCCTGAGGAGAAGAACTTTCGCAGGCAGGTGAGCGAAGCCTGTTATTCGCGTGTGTCACCCACCAGTGTCCGGAAACCGCAACTGGTGTCGTATTCTCGGGAGATGGCTGAGATACTTGGTCTGTCTCCGGATGTCGTCAAGTCGCAGGAATTTGCAGAAGTCTTTGCCGGCAACAAGATGCTGGAGGGGATGGATCCGTTTGCCATGTGTTATGGCGGGCATCAGTTTGGTAACTGGGCCGGTCAACTGGGAGACGGTCGGGCGATCAACCTGGGAGAAGTACGAAATCAACAGGGCGAACACTGGACGCTGCAACTGAAAGGGGCCGGACCGACTCCGTATTCCCGGCTGGCGGACGGGCTGGCGGTGCTCAGATCATCGGTCCGCGAATTTTTGTGCAGCGAAGCCATGCATCACCTGGGCGTGCCGACCACGCGGGCGCTGAGTCTCGTACTCACCGGCGAAGAGGTACAGCGGGACATGTTCTACGACGGCAATCCCCGGATGGAGCCCGGGGCGGTAGTCTGTCGTGTGGCGCCTTCGTTTCTGCGGTTCGGGAATTACCAACTGTTGGCAGCCCGGGGTGAGATTGAGACGCTGAAAAAACTGGTGAATTATACGATTCAAACCGATTTCCCGGAGCTGGGTGAGCCGGGACGCGAGACCTATCTGGCGTGGTTCGAAGAAGTCTGCCGTCGGACTGCGGAGATGATCATCCACTGGATGCGCGTCGGCTTCGTGCATGGCGTGATGAACACCGATAATATGTCGGTGCTGGGGCTGACGATCGATTATGGCCCCTATGGCTGGCTGGAAGACTTTGATCCGAACTGGACCCCCAACACTACCGATGCCTCGGGCCGGCGCTATCGGTTTGGAAACCAGCCGCAGATTGCGCTCTGGAACCTGGTCCAGTTTGCAAACTCATTGTACCCGTTGATCGAAGAGGTGGAGCCACTGCAGCAGGCGCTGGATCAGTATGCCGACCGCTTCCAGGAGGGCTGGCAGGAGATGATGGCAGCGAAACTGGGCCTGGCTGCGTTTCAAGCTGAAGAGGATGTGCCGCTGATTGAATCGCTGCAGGAAGTGCTGCAGGTGGTGGAGACCGATATGACGATCTTCTTCCGCCAACTGGCGCTGCTGGAGACCGATGCGGGACTGGACGACGAGGCGCTCATAGCTCCTTTGCTGGACGCGTATTATGCGCCCGAGAAAGTGACTGGAGAAGCACGTGCAAAAATCTGTGACTGGCTGCGGCGATACCAGAGTCGTTTGAATCAGGACGGAACCGATGCGTCGACTCGTCGCGAACGAATGAATTGCATCAACCCTAAATACGTGCTGAGGAACTACCTGGCACAGCTGGCGATCGACAAGGCCGAAGAGGGGGATTTCTCCCTGATCAATGAGCTGCTGGATGTATTACGGAATCCTTATGCTGAACAGCCTGGTCGCGAGCAGTTCGCGGAGAAACGCCCGGAGTGGGCCCGGCATCGGCCCGGCTGCTCGATGCTTTCCTGCAGTTCCTGATCGCTCAGTCGTTTTCGCCTTTAATCACCGGGGGCAGAGACTCGCCCGCGGGAACGAATTTCA contains:
- a CDS encoding GntR family transcriptional regulator, producing MHIRIERGSSSPISRQIMEQIRAHCLSGTLQPGDSLPSVRKLATRLGVNVNTVVRVYERLAAEGLVEMRHGEGTFVLPQSGVSGNREQLAEQREQLEREFSAVVHRGILLGLTATELRKLLTNSIADTRANLKSEAVEQPESRPVKTESGR
- a CDS encoding protein adenylyltransferase SelO; amino-acid sequence: MNSQKMIQSLEELEFDNQFTRALPADPEEKNFRRQVSEACYSRVSPTSVRKPQLVSYSREMAEILGLSPDVVKSQEFAEVFAGNKMLEGMDPFAMCYGGHQFGNWAGQLGDGRAINLGEVRNQQGEHWTLQLKGAGPTPYSRLADGLAVLRSSVREFLCSEAMHHLGVPTTRALSLVLTGEEVQRDMFYDGNPRMEPGAVVCRVAPSFLRFGNYQLLAARGEIETLKKLVNYTIQTDFPELGEPGRETYLAWFEEVCRRTAEMIIHWMRVGFVHGVMNTDNMSVLGLTIDYGPYGWLEDFDPNWTPNTTDASGRRYRFGNQPQIALWNLVQFANSLYPLIEEVEPLQQALDQYADRFQEGWQEMMAAKLGLAAFQAEEDVPLIESLQEVLQVVETDMTIFFRQLALLETDAGLDDEALIAPLLDAYYAPEKVTGEARAKICDWLRRYQSRLNQDGTDASTRRERMNCINPKYVLRNYLAQLAIDKAEEGDFSLINELLDVLRNPYAEQPGREQFAEKRPEWARHRPGCSMLSCSS
- a CDS encoding aminotransferase class V-fold PLP-dependent enzyme; this encodes MSVYQDLGVEPIVNACGSVTRLGGAPMPAQVLEAFQSAAQEWVPLEQLQAAASKKIAAQTGTEAGLVTSGAAGALTLGTAAILAGHDLKRMEQLPHCDDFPHEFIIAREQRSGYDHAIRAAGARLVEVGFNEIVSNAGVRRTESWEYAAAITERTAGIVYVHASDSQPGLSEVVQVAREHGLPVIVDAAGELPPRENLRAIAATGADLVAFSGGKAIRGPQSTGLLCGKRELISSAALQMLDMDDHYELWSPAEGLIDASELKGLPRHGIGRALKVSKEEIIAVLTALDLFASGAYDAQNAEYRVWLEKIAEELELADVPASCYLVIPENSQRWPILEIQLETGDAFAVCRKLREGKPPIYMGHARLHEGILTINPLCMQAEQVNVLAQRLCEELS
- a CDS encoding serine hydrolase domain-containing protein, with protein sequence MLQPFVDREELAGAVALVAGKEGILATETVGFADIANQKKMPPDAMFWIASQSKGMTATAVMMLVDEGKISLDDPVEKYLPEFRGQMVVVEEDENHRLLKKPDHPVTIREVLSHMSGLPFKSAVEVPTLDALPLATAVRSYAMTPLQTQPGTHYQYSNAGINTAARIIEVVTGKPYEDFMQQRLFDPLGMHDTTFWPDESQVARLAKSYRPDASKKHLVEFPLTQLSYPLTNRTNRYPMPAGGLFSTAQDTAKFCQMLLNEGELNGHRYLSKAAFKELTSRQTPASVKQSYGLGLSVGPDWFGHGGAHATNMEVHPEQGIVIIWMVQHGGFPGKGAQAKNKFRDWALQRFGK
- a CDS encoding ABC transporter ATP-binding protein → MSESAVKIHQIQKRFGKNEVLQDVSLEIPRGQTLALLGRNGAGKTTLIRMLLGLLPPDGGSILIDGYDPTCEAQKLRSRVGYLAEDQTMYGWMTPTELCHFLKPFYPAWNQSLADDYLERFEIPRHQRIDKLSKGQNVKLGLTLALSHEPQVVILDDPALGLDTIARKEFNRELIEHLQAAGRTVLFSSHLLDEVEAVADAVAILDGGRIIRQSATEALRADVKRFVLSLTQVGELSPPAGLLDVRRWEEQLIVTVDGAAEFAEQLTSRWIEYDIVELSLDEIFESFVIGRTQAWPQAGNPVVV